The Lycium ferocissimum isolate CSIRO_LF1 chromosome 10, AGI_CSIRO_Lferr_CH_V1, whole genome shotgun sequence genome window below encodes:
- the LOC132035515 gene encoding MADS-box protein FBP24-like, which produces MGRGKIEVKRIENKTSRQVTFSKRRAGLLKKTHELSVLCDAQIGLIIFSSKGKMFQYNSEPHSMGEIISKYLHTTGASLPVHDRRVELYDEITKMKRETLNLQLSLQRYKGDDLNSAQYEELNELEKQLENALNKIRARKLDLMQQQMENLKRTETMLEKENQDMYQWLMANQMYKQQSAVMEQQNDQQEEEEAITELNLLGEQPLLAQFSFFGEEQPSSSSVIQLASTSAYRLQPSHPNLQHPDLPGTSYD; this is translated from the exons ATGGGGAGAGGAAAGATAGAAGTGAAGAGAATTGAGAACAAAACAAGTAGGCAAGTTACTTTCTCAAAGAGAAGAGCTGGGCTTCTCAAGAAAACACATGAACTCTCAGTTCTTTGTGATGCTCAAATTGGACTTATCATTTTCTCCAGCAAAGGCAAAATGTTTCAGTACAACAGTGAACCCCACAg CATGGGTGAGATCATTAGTAAGTATCTCCACACCACCGGAGCCTCACTTCCAGTTCATGATCGTAGG GTGGAACTGTATGATGAAATAACTAAAATGAAAAGGGAGACACTGAACCTTCAATTAAGCCTTCAAAGATACAAAGGTGATGACTTGAACTCAGCACAGTATGAGGAACTAAATGAACTTGAGAAGCAGCTTGAAAATGCTCTTAACAAGATTAGAGCTAGAAAG CTAGATCTCATGCAGCAACAGATGGAAAACCTGAAGAGAACG GAGACAATGCTGGAGAAGGAAAATCAAGATATGTACCAGTGG TTGATGGCCAATCAAATGTACAAGCAACAGTCAGCAGTGATGGAGCAGCAGAATGatcaacaagaagaagaagaagcaattACTGAACTAAATCTACTAGGAGAACAGCCACTGTTAGCTCAGTTTTCATTCTTTGGAGAAGAGCAACCCAGTAGTAGCAGTGTAATTCAACTTGCCAGTACTTCAGCCTATCGCCTTCAACCTTCTCATCCTAATCTTCAACATCCTGATCTTCCTGGCACTAGCTATG attga